A window of the Mesotoga prima MesG1.Ag.4.2 genome harbors these coding sequences:
- a CDS encoding metal-sensitive transcriptional regulator yields MQGVDNETRKAVLNRLKRIEGQIRGLQKMVENDRVCGDILTQVSAVNSALSKVSEMIVKGYTRKCVIEASKSGQIEELDTLIENIIKLRGV; encoded by the coding sequence ATGCAAGGTGTAGACAATGAGACAAGGAAAGCTGTCCTGAACAGACTGAAAAGAATCGAGGGCCAGATTAGAGGGCTACAGAAAATGGTTGAAAATGACAGAGTCTGCGGTGATATTCTGACGCAGGTGTCGGCAGTCAACTCTGCACTCTCGAAAGTATCAGAAATGATAGTCAAAGGTTATACGAGGAAGTGCGTAATTGAGGCCAGTAAATCTGGTCAGATCGAAGAGCTTGACACTCTGATCGAGAACATAATTAAACTTAGAGGAGTTTAG
- a CDS encoding efflux RND transporter permease subunit, translated as MRLSEFVIRHRVAVIVFFVILGAFGAYLSTKLNIDSDLLKILPKDNPVVKQYNRFISGDTSGDVTYIVLQTDDKTEKGIENLISAGRQIYETANEMKNIESFVRFDVMSDLGPLGLLMVDPAELSSMRSRDQDLSRTVQSLVNYDFSAVRSIGQMLVEFEELRGLLGNSPQSDEFWNFVRLPETIPTNDPMVLVMGIRLDGPSSDVSYVNRVIPLLRRWVGEICSSYGLSFGMAGDHFGTYDSNKQVNDDFMLTTIISLVGISLLFFFAYSSLKITLYVFFSLAISMFITLGISYVVFGSLNIITTFVTAITLGLGIDYGIHMITRLSDGASKQKNAVALLRDAYGALTRPLLASMITTALVFIILAAIDSPAIRELGILSSIGIVVFFVVMIVFLPALSIKTLINSTKVANIHLLDRFFQKISRVIIRFGVISGGVVFALILILSYLGLNNIRSFSYTPPGLMSPDSEQVAIPNLIERTFGGSIINTVPFILPDLDSLRKAHEEIDQNPNFKSSFSILSIVEGGKGDYMSQMEQVVREIDALRDSPLVEAVFKKANYYDFIVELLDRAGTVESSDDLISLVTEVIPESLRDQLLYLGGDEKTYFLLNSEPSSYIYRNNVIKIIYDSLSPELKETFGGYPKVFYYLMDLVRRVSLSICLVAFLAIFVVVAAERKSLIDGFKVLLLMIGILMSMFGLMELLGVDTTFVTVISAPLIIGIGVDGLVYVMHSSKRKGNSELSKTIKSVTMSSATTMLTFFSFVFAKGKLLSAFGISLGVGVLAALIVATFLVPVLPWNSREKIGG; from the coding sequence TTGAGATTGAGTGAATTTGTCATTAGACACCGTGTTGCCGTCATAGTTTTTTTTGTTATACTTGGCGCCTTCGGTGCATATCTTTCCACGAAGCTGAATATCGATTCAGATCTACTCAAGATACTACCCAAAGACAATCCTGTTGTGAAACAATACAATCGTTTCATTAGCGGGGATACTTCTGGAGACGTTACATATATCGTACTCCAAACTGACGATAAAACTGAAAAGGGCATAGAGAATCTGATTTCTGCAGGCAGGCAGATTTATGAAACAGCCAATGAAATGAAGAATATCGAATCTTTCGTGAGATTCGATGTTATGTCAGATTTGGGGCCACTCGGGCTTCTTATGGTAGATCCCGCTGAACTCTCTTCAATGAGAAGCCGAGACCAGGACCTCTCTAGAACGGTTCAAAGCCTAGTCAATTACGATTTTTCAGCTGTCCGCAGTATAGGTCAGATGCTTGTTGAATTTGAGGAGCTCAGAGGGCTCCTGGGGAATTCCCCGCAATCCGACGAATTCTGGAATTTTGTAAGGTTGCCGGAAACGATCCCAACGAACGATCCAATGGTCCTGGTAATGGGTATAAGACTTGATGGTCCTTCTTCGGACGTGTCTTATGTAAACAGAGTCATACCCCTTCTGAGACGGTGGGTAGGAGAGATATGCAGTTCATATGGTTTGTCTTTTGGCATGGCAGGCGATCACTTCGGGACGTACGATTCAAACAAGCAAGTTAACGATGACTTCATGCTCACCACGATTATCTCTCTTGTGGGAATATCTCTTCTCTTCTTTTTTGCCTACTCAAGTCTCAAGATTACTCTCTATGTCTTCTTTTCTCTGGCAATTTCCATGTTTATCACTCTAGGGATTTCCTATGTTGTTTTCGGATCCCTCAACATAATAACTACTTTTGTCACTGCGATTACCCTTGGCCTGGGAATAGACTACGGAATTCATATGATCACAAGGCTTTCCGATGGAGCGTCAAAGCAGAAGAACGCGGTCGCTCTGCTGAGAGATGCATATGGTGCACTTACCAGACCGCTTCTGGCGAGCATGATAACGACTGCGCTGGTATTCATAATTCTTGCCGCAATCGACTCGCCCGCCATAAGAGAACTCGGGATTCTTTCATCGATTGGGATCGTAGTCTTCTTTGTTGTGATGATTGTCTTTCTTCCTGCCTTATCAATCAAGACCCTCATTAATTCAACAAAGGTTGCAAACATACATCTCCTTGATCGATTCTTTCAGAAGATTTCCAGAGTAATCATAAGGTTCGGAGTCATCTCGGGAGGAGTTGTTTTTGCGTTGATCCTCATACTGAGTTATCTGGGACTGAATAACATCAGGAGCTTTTCCTACACGCCTCCTGGTTTGATGTCACCCGACTCTGAGCAAGTGGCGATTCCGAACCTCATCGAAAGGACATTCGGCGGCAGCATAATAAACACGGTTCCTTTCATACTTCCCGATCTTGATTCGTTGAGAAAGGCGCACGAGGAGATCGATCAGAATCCTAACTTCAAAAGCTCATTCTCCATTCTTTCAATTGTTGAAGGAGGAAAGGGAGATTACATGAGTCAGATGGAGCAGGTAGTGAGAGAGATCGACGCACTGCGAGACTCACCGCTTGTTGAAGCGGTATTCAAGAAAGCAAACTACTATGACTTTATCGTCGAGTTGCTCGATAGGGCTGGGACTGTGGAGAGCTCCGATGATCTAATAAGTCTTGTTACTGAAGTAATCCCGGAGAGTCTAAGAGATCAGTTGCTTTACTTAGGTGGCGATGAAAAGACTTACTTTCTGTTGAACTCCGAGCCGTCATCGTATATATATAGGAACAATGTTATAAAAATAATATACGACAGTCTAAGTCCGGAACTTAAGGAGACCTTTGGGGGATATCCAAAGGTCTTCTATTATCTGATGGATCTTGTAAGGCGAGTTTCACTTTCAATATGTCTTGTCGCTTTTCTAGCGATCTTTGTAGTTGTGGCGGCGGAGAGAAAGTCCTTAATCGACGGGTTCAAAGTACTCCTTCTTATGATAGGTATTTTGATGTCCATGTTTGGTTTGATGGAACTGCTGGGCGTTGACACAACCTTTGTCACGGTAATTTCCGCTCCTTTGATAATAGGTATTGGGGTCGACGGTCTTGTGTACGTTATGCATAGTTCTAAGAGGAAAGGAAATTCCGAGCTATCAAAAACCATTAAATCGGTAACCATGTCTTCGGCCACAACGATGCTCACCTTCTTTTCATTTGTTTTTGCAAAGGGGAAGCTTTTGAGCGCGTTCGGTATCAGTCTCGGGGTTGGTGTTTTGGCCGCACTGATTGTTGCAACTTTTCTTGTTCCCGTGCTACCATGGAACAGCAGAGAGAAGATCGGAGGTTGA
- a CDS encoding metallophosphoesterase family protein translates to MTYAIGDIHGCLSPLKRLISALDLKDDDSLVFIGDYVDRGPNPRGVIDFLIALSANYECHFIRGNHEQMFLDYLNGVQGSTIWAYNGMETTIRSYGTIRSIPEYHIEFLNNTVLYYEEKSFIFVHAGVRPGIPLKKQDPKDLLWIREPFLESSYPIKGRTVVYGHTPLISGPLIQEGKIGIDTGCVYGGFLTAYRVDDNFYLSERL, encoded by the coding sequence TTGACCTATGCAATAGGGGATATTCATGGTTGCCTTTCGCCTTTGAAAAGACTCATTAGTGCCCTTGATCTCAAGGATGACGACTCGCTTGTTTTCATAGGAGATTATGTGGACCGCGGTCCTAATCCCAGAGGAGTTATCGACTTTCTCATTGCGCTTTCAGCGAATTACGAGTGCCACTTCATTCGCGGCAACCACGAGCAGATGTTCCTAGATTACTTGAATGGCGTTCAGGGTTCCACAATATGGGCATATAACGGAATGGAGACAACGATAAGAAGTTACGGAACCATAAGATCCATTCCCGAATATCACATCGAGTTTCTCAACAACACAGTTCTGTACTATGAAGAGAAAAGCTTCATCTTTGTTCATGCAGGAGTCAGACCGGGAATTCCTCTGAAGAAGCAAGATCCAAAAGATCTCCTTTGGATTAGAGAACCCTTTCTAGAGAGCAGCTACCCGATTAAGGGTCGAACGGTTGTCTATGGCCACACGCCATTAATAAGTGGTCCACTCATTCAAGAGGGCAAGATCGGTATCGACACAGGTTGTGTTTACGGTGGCTTCTTAACGGCTTACAGAGTTGATGACAATTTCTATCTTTCCGAAAGGCTATGA
- a CDS encoding peptidylprolyl isomerase → MPNRKSRGNSNFMKSVQRPIVWAVAILFGVGIVWWSVAQYLGGSSQGNEQGTGTEISFTETVGGLTKDGTPLSNSDYWITYSEYETSVRDTLTNLRSQGYNLDPYFETENYPSEMGIRYDLFKSLIDQKTLLFYATENGVLPTAEQVDAETNRIVDEYVADEETKSAIIYQYGSVDAFSELVRDYVVTQMLATNVTQKAIPDMEERFENYVNENMEDLKINYEKVDANHILVSDEASAVEIKSMIDSGEISFTDAATQFSIDTDTAINGGALGEFGRGQMVQEFEDASFDATPGLVIGPVESQFGYHLIRVNSKTTFDTFEEFASTSAYQTELGRFENEEFNKWIADYRQQNNLSYTINDPDLQMYARYDEAISDPEKSSALLEELEKDYFDESGNLLIGDSYLPVVFYTELAENEITKLRNQIFDLEDLQDLLLTLPSTATSLTIDEIDSRLETIPSTDTEARSVLTDAKRAKEYMSEFNVETPEEIEEALTEKRSLLDSKNLRFENSVRYLYSVMPNSARVINYMYQIDGDNPEVVYMYNETSYNTNIRPLLESPELLDSYLEYYGQYFGAQARSLLLDSPIQGIESDLNQKVINSTEAATDLKMSALYLLVDIYEKMANMEQNEQLTQIYLLSEKHYLEKLAELYPEDETIRSLIETIKFQISELNAQNNVDAIPTADATSTETSTETLIDTEIGTGELEVPLGNDEHSSIGDVDLDVNFDSEGATETVN, encoded by the coding sequence ATGCCAAACAGAAAATCGAGAGGAAATTCTAATTTCATGAAATCCGTTCAGCGGCCGATTGTGTGGGCCGTGGCCATACTCTTTGGAGTTGGAATAGTCTGGTGGTCGGTTGCCCAGTATCTTGGAGGGAGCTCCCAGGGCAATGAGCAGGGCACCGGTACGGAGATCAGTTTTACCGAAACTGTCGGAGGGCTTACAAAAGACGGTACCCCTCTCTCAAATTCAGATTACTGGATCACTTATTCAGAATACGAAACGTCTGTGCGCGACACACTTACGAATCTTCGGAGTCAGGGTTACAACCTCGATCCATACTTTGAAACTGAAAACTATCCCAGCGAAATGGGAATCAGATATGATTTGTTCAAGTCATTGATAGATCAGAAGACACTTCTTTTCTACGCGACAGAGAACGGTGTCCTTCCAACTGCGGAACAGGTCGATGCGGAAACCAATAGAATCGTCGATGAATACGTGGCAGACGAGGAAACAAAATCCGCAATTATTTATCAGTACGGTTCGGTGGATGCTTTCTCTGAACTGGTAAGAGACTACGTGGTAACACAAATGCTTGCAACTAATGTCACGCAGAAAGCTATTCCCGACATGGAAGAGAGATTTGAGAACTACGTCAACGAAAACATGGAAGATCTGAAGATCAACTATGAGAAAGTTGATGCAAACCACATTCTCGTCTCGGATGAAGCCAGTGCGGTTGAGATTAAGTCGATGATAGACAGCGGTGAGATTTCGTTCACCGATGCCGCGACTCAGTTTTCTATCGATACCGACACTGCGATAAACGGTGGAGCCCTTGGTGAATTCGGAAGGGGTCAGATGGTGCAGGAGTTTGAAGATGCCTCGTTCGATGCTACGCCCGGTCTTGTAATAGGCCCTGTGGAATCGCAGTTCGGCTACCACTTGATACGGGTTAACAGCAAAACAACTTTCGACACTTTCGAGGAGTTTGCCAGCACTTCTGCCTATCAGACTGAGCTAGGCCGCTTTGAAAATGAGGAGTTCAATAAATGGATAGCCGACTATCGTCAACAGAACAACCTCTCATATACAATCAACGATCCGGATTTGCAGATGTACGCCAGATACGACGAGGCAATTTCCGACCCAGAAAAGTCAAGTGCGCTTCTTGAGGAGCTCGAGAAAGACTACTTCGACGAATCCGGCAATCTCCTGATTGGAGACTCGTATCTTCCCGTTGTTTTCTACACCGAACTCGCCGAAAACGAGATAACGAAGCTTAGAAACCAGATATTTGATCTTGAAGATCTTCAGGATTTACTGTTGACTCTGCCTTCTACGGCCACTTCGCTGACGATCGATGAAATTGACAGCCGGCTCGAGACGATCCCATCTACAGATACGGAGGCCAGAAGTGTTCTTACCGACGCGAAAAGGGCCAAAGAGTACATGAGTGAATTCAACGTAGAGACTCCTGAAGAAATTGAAGAGGCTCTCACGGAGAAACGTAGTTTGCTTGACAGCAAGAACTTGCGATTCGAGAATTCGGTGCGATACCTTTATTCTGTGATGCCAAATTCAGCGAGAGTGATTAACTACATGTACCAGATCGACGGTGATAATCCCGAAGTGGTATACATGTACAACGAGACTTCTTATAACACGAACATAAGGCCTCTTCTCGAAAGCCCCGAGCTACTCGACAGCTATCTTGAATATTATGGACAGTACTTCGGCGCTCAGGCAAGATCACTTCTCCTGGATTCTCCAATTCAGGGAATTGAAAGCGATCTTAATCAGAAGGTTATCAACTCCACCGAAGCAGCTACGGATCTCAAGATGAGCGCTCTGTACCTCCTTGTGGATATATATGAAAAGATGGCGAACATGGAGCAGAACGAGCAGCTAACGCAGATATACCTTCTCAGTGAAAAGCACTATCTTGAGAAACTTGCCGAACTCTATCCCGAAGACGAAACTATAAGATCGCTCATCGAAACAATAAAATTCCAGATTTCCGAACTCAATGCTCAGAATAACGTCGATGCAATTCCAACAGCTGACGCTACTTCTACTGAAACCTCGACTGAAACGCTTATCGACACTGAGATAGGTACAGGCGAACTGGAAGTTCCTTTGGGTAATGATGAGCATTCTTCTATCGGAGACGTTGATTTAGACGTGAATTTCGATAGTGAAGGAGCTACTGAGACTGTTAACTAG
- a CDS encoding S41 family peptidase encodes MEKNRVLKILLTVSILVAVFFLGALSSMTDDEMFEKFSPVFEILTYIDRNYYDIEKVDYDAILNETLTGTMRGLDDPFAWYFDPVQTKENELDTTSKYGGIGSTVQYNIEFDCLEVVAPMAGSPSERVGLRAGDLILTIDGVPVSEVGYYGAVNMLRGDPDSQVVLEVYRESVENPFFVEITRAFIEIKSVKTELLTVEDTEISYIQITGFNAPTYDEFQDALNLSRESGAFIIDLRNNPGGLLQSVLNISSLMLPKGKRVITIRYRDGQEEVYNSWGSRYNSYFTDKPIVVLVNDGSASASEILTGALKDHGLATVIGTTTFGKAAVQTVFNLSNGGEIWLPTAHYFTPNGSDIHLQGIEPDIIVEAGEQAPSEDGRELTLSTATVDVEHDLQLSKAIETILEKLGVKVVN; translated from the coding sequence ATGGAAAAGAATAGAGTCCTAAAGATATTGTTGACTGTCTCAATCCTGGTTGCAGTTTTCTTTCTGGGCGCACTTTCATCGATGACAGACGATGAAATGTTCGAGAAGTTCAGCCCCGTTTTCGAGATTCTTACGTACATCGATCGCAACTATTACGACATTGAAAAGGTAGATTATGACGCAATTTTAAATGAGACTTTGACAGGAACGATGCGTGGACTAGACGATCCCTTTGCATGGTACTTTGACCCGGTTCAAACTAAGGAAAACGAACTGGATACCACCTCCAAGTACGGTGGGATTGGCTCTACTGTGCAGTACAACATTGAGTTCGATTGTCTAGAAGTGGTGGCCCCGATGGCCGGAAGCCCTTCCGAAAGAGTAGGCCTTAGAGCAGGCGATTTGATTCTCACGATTGATGGAGTGCCAGTATCGGAAGTTGGTTATTACGGCGCAGTGAATATGCTGAGAGGAGACCCCGATTCCCAGGTAGTTCTTGAGGTCTATAGAGAATCCGTAGAGAATCCTTTTTTTGTAGAGATCACAAGAGCCTTCATAGAGATTAAGAGTGTCAAGACGGAATTGCTTACTGTTGAAGATACCGAAATTTCTTACATTCAAATAACCGGTTTCAACGCGCCAACTTATGATGAATTCCAGGATGCTCTGAATTTGAGCAGAGAGAGTGGGGCGTTCATTATCGACCTTCGTAACAATCCTGGCGGGCTATTACAGAGCGTTTTGAACATATCATCACTGATGCTTCCAAAGGGTAAGAGAGTAATAACGATAAGATATAGAGACGGTCAGGAAGAGGTTTACAATTCCTGGGGATCAAGATATAATTCCTACTTCACAGACAAGCCGATTGTTGTGCTTGTAAACGATGGCAGTGCTTCTGCTTCAGAGATACTCACGGGGGCACTTAAGGATCACGGACTGGCAACGGTTATAGGAACGACAACTTTCGGGAAGGCAGCAGTTCAGACAGTATTTAATCTCTCGAACGGAGGAGAAATATGGCTTCCAACCGCGCATTATTTTACTCCGAATGGAAGTGATATTCACCTTCAGGGAATAGAACCAGACATAATTGTTGAAGCCGGTGAGCAGGCTCCCAGTGAGGACGGGAGAGAGCTGACGCTTTCAACGGCTACTGTAGATGTGGAACACGATCTTCAACTTTCGAAAGCTATCGAGACTATTCTCGAGAAACTGGGAGTTAAGGTTGTAAATTGA
- a CDS encoding nucleoside kinase, with product MADHEIFVKELGKKIHVTKETSFFELSKMCGELHKAPIMAAKSGNSLIELCRNVNGESEVEFIDLFSLDGIRIYTRGALFILFIAIRELFGSAQLNVHHSRGTGLVCNIEGIESTPENLLQIEERMRELVKEDIVFEKATLRKFEAIRLFSEDGQRDKALLFKYRKKSTVNIYRCKGFINYFYGYMPYSTGAILNFSLIPYGDYFILNLPDTKQPDRLPKFVDQPKISTIFLEHERWGEILGVKTIGEINEIISKGPREIREIVNITESLHEKKIGAIADQIAKHKEPSLILIAGPSSSGKTTFSKRLMLHLKVLGMNPVQISIDDYFVDREKTPLDENGNYDFESIHALNIDLFNEQISQLLDGKEVLLPKFDFMLGKSGFHDKPIRISEGQPVIIEGIHGLNELLSSSVPRHRKFKIYVSALTQMNLDSLNRIPTTDVRLLRRIVRDNRSRGHSALDTMRMWPSVRRGEDKYIFPFQEEADVMFNSAIVYELAALKGFAEPLLVQIDDSVPEYIEAKRLLRFIDYLLPMMNLEDIPRTSIIKEFIGDSVFGSL from the coding sequence ATGGCTGACCACGAGATTTTTGTAAAGGAATTGGGCAAGAAGATCCATGTGACGAAAGAGACTTCCTTCTTTGAACTTTCGAAAATGTGCGGCGAACTCCACAAGGCTCCCATAATGGCTGCTAAATCTGGAAACTCTTTAATAGAGCTTTGTAGAAATGTAAACGGCGAAAGCGAAGTGGAATTCATTGATCTCTTTTCTCTCGATGGAATAAGGATCTATACCAGGGGAGCTCTGTTCATACTCTTCATTGCAATCAGGGAGCTATTCGGTTCGGCACAGTTGAATGTACACCACTCCAGAGGAACGGGACTAGTCTGCAATATTGAGGGAATAGAAAGCACTCCCGAGAATCTCCTCCAAATCGAAGAGAGAATGAGAGAGTTAGTCAAAGAGGATATCGTTTTCGAAAAGGCCACGCTGAGGAAATTCGAGGCAATACGGCTTTTCAGTGAAGATGGACAGAGAGACAAGGCTCTGCTCTTCAAATACAGAAAGAAATCGACCGTCAATATCTACAGATGTAAGGGATTCATAAACTACTTCTACGGTTATATGCCTTACTCGACCGGAGCTATACTGAATTTTTCCCTAATACCCTATGGAGATTATTTTATACTGAATCTCCCCGACACAAAACAGCCTGACAGGTTACCGAAGTTCGTCGATCAGCCAAAGATCTCTACCATCTTCCTCGAACATGAAAGGTGGGGCGAGATCCTCGGAGTGAAAACTATTGGAGAGATAAACGAAATAATCAGCAAGGGCCCAAGAGAGATTCGAGAGATAGTGAATATTACGGAATCCCTCCATGAAAAGAAGATCGGTGCTATCGCAGACCAGATTGCCAAACATAAGGAACCCAGTCTGATTCTCATAGCAGGTCCTTCGAGTTCCGGAAAGACAACCTTCTCAAAGAGGCTGATGCTTCATCTCAAGGTACTCGGTATGAATCCCGTGCAGATATCGATTGACGATTACTTCGTCGACAGAGAAAAAACTCCGCTTGACGAGAACGGTAATTACGATTTCGAATCGATACATGCTCTTAACATCGATCTGTTCAACGAACAGATCTCGCAACTCTTGGATGGCAAAGAGGTCTTGCTTCCCAAATTTGATTTCATGCTTGGCAAGAGCGGCTTCCATGACAAACCCATCAGAATCTCCGAGGGTCAACCGGTGATCATAGAGGGAATTCATGGCCTTAATGAATTGCTAAGCAGCTCCGTTCCAAGACACAGGAAATTCAAGATATATGTCAGCGCCCTGACGCAAATGAATCTCGACAGTCTGAACAGAATACCAACTACGGACGTCAGATTGCTGCGCAGAATAGTGCGTGACAACAGATCGAGAGGTCACTCGGCGCTTGACACGATGCGCATGTGGCCAAGCGTGCGAAGAGGAGAGGATAAGTATATCTTTCCCTTTCAGGAAGAGGCAGATGTCATGTTCAATTCTGCCATAGTATATGAACTGGCAGCGTTAAAGGGATTTGCAGAGCCTCTACTTGTACAGATTGATGATTCCGTACCTGAATATATCGAAGCTAAGAGGCTTCTCAGGTTCATTGATTACCTGCTTCCAATGATGAACCTCGAGGATATTCCGAGAACCTCCATTATCAAGGAATTCATTGGCGACAGTGTATTCGGTTCCTTATGA
- a CDS encoding glycoside hydrolase family 57 protein, which produces MERGRLILMLHAHLPFINHPDFPSFMEERWLFEAITETYIPLLQVFRRLKDDSVNFRVTMSITPPLMEMLANRDLQKKYINYLDSSIELAGSEISRTVSEHPAANRLALHYLKELQEIKSVYEECNRDLVGEFAQLQESGELEIVTCNATHGFLPLMTNFPETINAQVEIGVQSYKRHVGKDPRGIWLAECGYVPGFDSYLREHGLSFFFVDSHSFWYGDPAPRYGVYRPVVTPESVFVFARDPESSQQVWSAEVGYPGDARYREFYRDVGFDREEDYIRPYIDPSGERCNTGIKYYKITGKDVALNDKSYYDIDDARKATIEHARDFANRKREQVRRLSKQFDGEEPVIVAPFDAELFGHWWYEGPLFIEELFRELNGDETVVPSTPPEVIESMEQAQVVTPNTSTWGANGYNEVWLNGRNDWIYRHLDEGSRRMIELARKYERTEDPLKIRALNQMARELLLAQSSDWAFIITTNTTVEYAVFRTKTHIDRLLTLYREIESDSIDDHRLKTLEWIDSIFPYLDFRVYAKQVG; this is translated from the coding sequence ATGGAAAGAGGCAGATTGATTCTCATGCTCCACGCACACTTGCCCTTCATAAACCATCCTGATTTTCCAAGCTTCATGGAAGAAAGGTGGCTTTTTGAAGCAATTACGGAAACATACATTCCTTTGCTTCAAGTATTCAGAAGGTTAAAAGATGACAGTGTGAACTTCAGAGTGACAATGAGCATAACTCCACCTTTAATGGAGATGCTTGCCAATAGAGATCTGCAGAAGAAGTACATCAATTATCTAGATTCATCCATCGAATTGGCCGGGAGCGAGATTTCGAGAACGGTCTCGGAGCATCCAGCTGCGAATAGACTAGCCTTACACTATTTGAAAGAGCTCCAGGAGATAAAAAGCGTTTATGAAGAGTGCAACAGAGACCTTGTTGGAGAGTTTGCCCAGCTCCAGGAAAGCGGAGAGCTGGAAATCGTAACGTGCAACGCTACTCATGGTTTTCTTCCCCTTATGACAAACTTCCCGGAGACAATCAATGCGCAAGTTGAAATCGGGGTGCAGTCTTACAAGAGACATGTGGGAAAGGATCCGAGAGGAATCTGGCTTGCGGAGTGTGGATACGTGCCTGGCTTCGACTCCTACCTGCGCGAACATGGTCTCTCGTTCTTCTTCGTCGATTCGCACAGTTTCTGGTACGGGGATCCCGCTCCAAGATACGGAGTGTACAGACCAGTGGTTACTCCGGAGAGTGTCTTTGTATTTGCAAGAGACCCCGAATCTAGCCAGCAAGTTTGGAGCGCTGAGGTAGGTTATCCCGGAGATGCCAGATACAGAGAATTTTACAGGGACGTTGGATTCGATCGTGAAGAGGACTATATAAGACCCTACATAGATCCGAGTGGTGAGCGGTGCAATACTGGCATCAAGTATTACAAGATAACGGGGAAGGATGTAGCTCTGAACGATAAGAGCTACTACGACATCGATGATGCAAGAAAGGCAACGATCGAGCATGCAAGAGATTTTGCAAATAGAAAGAGAGAACAGGTGAGAAGGCTTTCCAAGCAGTTCGATGGAGAAGAACCCGTCATCGTTGCGCCGTTCGATGCCGAGCTTTTCGGACACTGGTGGTACGAAGGGCCCCTCTTTATTGAAGAGCTATTCAGAGAACTAAATGGAGACGAAACCGTTGTTCCATCGACACCACCCGAAGTGATTGAGTCCATGGAACAGGCGCAGGTTGTAACCCCAAATACATCGACATGGGGAGCGAACGGTTACAATGAAGTTTGGCTGAACGGTAGGAATGACTGGATATACAGGCATCTCGACGAGGGTTCTAGGAGAATGATAGAGCTTGCAAGGAAGTATGAGAGAACTGAAGATCCTCTCAAAATTAGGGCCCTAAATCAGATGGCGAGAGAGCTTCTCCTTGCTCAGTCAAGCGATTGGGCTTTCATAATAACTACCAACACAACTGTAGAATACGCAGTCTTCAGAACAAAGACTCACATCGACAGGTTGCTGACGCTTTACAGAGAGATCGAGAGTGACTCGATCGATGATCACAGGTTGAAGACCCTTGAATGGATTGACTCGATATTTCCATACCTGGATTTCAGGGTTTACGCAAAGCAAGTTGGTTAG
- a CDS encoding tRNA (adenine-N1)-methyltransferase, producing MIQYGDSILIMLEHEEAKYFSEVKRGSVLKTHYGNLIMDSLVGREFGEKIRLGLRDAFLIKPSMIDGIFSLKRSTQIVYPKDVAFILLYLDIKPGDVVYEAGTGTGVMTSAFSRAVCESGKVVSYEKRQDFLEKAQKNVRHLGHIERVTFVSGDVAECKESQKADAFFLDVPEPSASLESAVSILKKSGRICILCPTANQVQETVTILGTLGIIDIQVWEILARSYKANPERFRPEDRMVGHTTYLVFGIKVEGRKLNGKE from the coding sequence ATGATTCAATACGGTGACAGCATTCTGATAATGCTTGAACACGAAGAGGCGAAATACTTCTCTGAGGTGAAGAGAGGCAGTGTCCTAAAGACACATTATGGAAACCTGATAATGGATTCTCTTGTGGGAAGAGAATTCGGAGAGAAGATTAGATTGGGGCTTCGGGATGCCTTCCTGATAAAACCATCAATGATTGACGGCATCTTCTCTTTGAAGAGATCAACACAGATAGTGTATCCAAAGGATGTCGCGTTTATCTTGTTATATCTCGACATAAAGCCGGGCGATGTTGTTTATGAAGCCGGAACGGGGACGGGTGTAATGACTTCGGCCTTTTCTCGAGCGGTATGTGAGTCGGGCAAGGTGGTATCATACGAAAAGAGACAGGATTTCTTGGAAAAGGCGCAGAAGAACGTTCGCCATCTTGGCCACATAGAACGGGTGACGTTCGTATCTGGGGATGTTGCGGAATGCAAAGAAAGTCAGAAAGCCGACGCCTTCTTTCTGGATGTTCCCGAACCCTCCGCTTCCCTTGAGAGCGCAGTATCCATTCTTAAGAAAAGTGGCAGGATCTGCATTCTCTGCCCGACAGCTAATCAGGTTCAGGAGACTGTAACGATTCTAGGAACACTGGGAATCATTGATATCCAGGTGTGGGAAATACTTGCCAGAAGCTATAAGGCAAACCCCGAAAGATTCAGACCTGAAGATAGGATGGTCGGTCATACTACATACCTGGTGTTTGGCATAAAAGTAGAGGGGAGGAAGTTAAATGGAAAAGAATAG